A portion of the Lolium rigidum isolate FL_2022 chromosome 1, APGP_CSIRO_Lrig_0.1, whole genome shotgun sequence genome contains these proteins:
- the LOC124682917 gene encoding desmethyl-deoxy-podophyllotoxin synthase-like has product MDNDAYYYLLSLLPLCYYVTRLYRASFGCRSHGLRLPPGPWQLPVIGSLHHLFRALPHRALRDLSRRHGPLMFLKFGENPVIIASTAQAAKEIMKTHDSVFCTRPLSSSVKVTSKNGMGIVFAPYGDHWRQMRKICFMELLSAKRVGSCRPVREEEAIRLIRSVWSASESGGEQLVNLSKLVAAYVTDTAVHTIMGRRFKENDTFLRYLDDAVRLVDGFTLPDLFPSSRLARVLSDALRQAEVLGEALMMFMGSVIGEHLVTRNSSDEPHQDGLIDVLMRIQGEGDLQFPLTMSSIKAVIWDLLSGGTEIATTTLQWAMAELMRNPSVMSRAQAEVRAAFMGQMKASEDGLSELSYLQCIVKETLRLHTPGPLLIPRESRDDCKILGYDVPKGTTVIVNAWAICRDPKCWDEPEAFVPERFLGSTRDYKGNNFEFIPFGAGRRSCPGMLFGIANMQLALASLLFYFDWSLPDGVLPAELDMGETMGVTARRKLDLWLRPALRVPLP; this is encoded by the exons AtggacaatgatgcatactactatTTGCTAAGTCTTCTTCCTCTTTGTTACTACGTGACCCGATTATACAGAGCCTCTTTTGGCTGCCGCAGCCATGGTCTCCGGCTCCCTCCGGGCCCATGGCAGCTTCCTGTGATCGGCAGCCTCCACCACCTCTTCCGCGCCCTCCCGCACCGTGCCTTACGAGACCTGTCACGTCGCCACGGCCCACTCATGTTCCTCAAATTCGGCGAGAACCCGGTGATCATTGCCTCCACTGCCCAAGCAGCAAAGGAGATCATGAAGACTCACGACAGCGTCTTCTGCACGAGGCCGCTGAGCTCCTCCGTGAAGGTCACCAGCAAGAATGGCATGGGGATCGTGTTCGCCCCCTACGGCGACCACTGGCGGCAGATGCGCAAGATATGCTTCATGGAGCTTCTGAGTGCCAAGCGCGTCGGCTCTTGCCGACCCGTCCGCGAGGAGGAGGCGATCCGGCTCATCCGGTCCGTCTGGTCTGCGTCAGAGTCAGGCGGCGAGCAACTTGTGAATCTGAGCAAGTTGGTGGCCGCGTACGTGACGGACACGGCGGTGCACACCATCATGGGCAGGCGGTTCAAGGAGAACGACACCTTTCTCCGGTACCTCGACGACGCCGTGCGCCTGGTAGACGGTTTCACCTTGCCTGACCTGTTCCCGTCTTCAAGGCTGGCGCGCGTCCTGAGCGACGCACTGCGCCAGGCGGAGGTCCTTGGTGAGGCTCTGATGATGTTCATGGGCAGTGTCATAGGCGAGCATCTGGTGACCAGGAACTCCTCGGATGAACCGCACCAGGATGGTCTGATCGATGTGCTCATGAGGATTCAGGGAGAAGGCGACCTTCAGTTCCCCCTCACCATGAGCAGCATCAAAGCAGTGATTTGG GATCTTCTGTCAGGGGGGACCGAGATAGCAACAACAACGCTGCAATGGGCAATGGCCGAGCTGATGCGGAACCCGAGCGTCATGTCCAGGGCGCAAGCTGAGGTCAGGGCAGCCTTCATGGGACAAATGAAGGCGTCTGAAGATGGCCTAAGTGAGCTGAGCTACTTGCAGTGCATCGTCAAAGAAACCTTACGGCTGCACACTCCCGGGCCATTGCTgataccgagggagagtcgagacGATTGCAAAATACTCGGCTACGACGTGCCCAAGGGGACTACCGTGATCGTCAACGCCTGGGCTATCTGCAGAGACCCAAAATGCTGGGACGAACCGGAAGCGTTCGTGCCGGAGAGGTTCCTGGGGAGCACGAGGGACTACAAGGGCAACAACTTCGAGTTCATACCCTTCGGTGCCGGTAGAAGGAGTTGCCCTGGGATGCTATTTGGGATCGCCAACATGCAGCTAGCCCTCGCTAGTCTTCTGTTTTATTTCGATTGGAGCCTACCGGATGGTGTTCTTCCGGCCGAACTGGACATGGGAGAAACCATGGGCGTCACGGCTAGGAGGAAGCTGGATCTGTGGTTGCGTCCAGCTTTGCGTGTGCCGCTGCCTTAG